GCTCGAGGGCCTTCATCGCCAGGAGAGGAAGGCGATTCGGATCGAGGGGCTTGACGAGATAATCATAGGCCCCGGCGCGAATCGCCTGGACCGCGGTCTCGACCGACCCCTCTCCCGCCGGAGTGGTCAAGAGAATCTCGGTTTGGGGCGCTTCACGCTTGAGGCGAGCGAGCTCGCTCGCCCAGTGGCTCTCGAGCAGCTCGATGCCCACGACCGCGAGCCCATAACGCCTCAGGGGAGTGCTGCCGAGCCGAGAAGCGGTCGAGACCTCGAGGCCTCGTGCCGAAAGCCAGGACGCGATGAGACGCCGCTCCGCCGCCGAAGAGTCGACCACGAGCACGCTCTCGAGCACCCGAGCCCCCCGTTGGCTCATGATCGAGCACCAGGGCGGGGGCTCAGCGTCCGGCGAGGCCTCGAAGCAGTCGATGAAACTTGAGCCCCACCAGCAATCTCTTCGTCTCGAAATCCGAAGAGCCGCTCTCGAGAAGCTTTTCCACTTCGGCTACGGCCTCGTCGTAACGGCCCGCCATCCCTAGATGAGTCGCGAGGGACTGCCGAAGCCTCTGATCGCCCGGATCCTTGGCCAGGCGATCGCGCATGAACGCGATGAGGTTGGCGTAGGGAGCCCGGGGGCGCAGCCCACGAGGTTTTCTCCAGAGTGCTCGCATTTGCCTGCCATAGAGCAAGTCGTGTGCCAGCTCGGGCAGGAAGTGTAACCCACTGGCAGCAAACCACTTCTCCTGGACAGTGGGAAGACTCTTCCGTTCCAACGGCCAGAGGAGGCTGCACTGTTTGCACTAGCCTCTAGTCTACCGCTATCCCAGCGACTCGTCAACGTGCCATCGAAACCCTATAACTGACAGATACTAAATGGCTAGATGGATGAACGCCATAATTGCACTAACTCGCCGTAGAGTTCGTGCATTATTTGCTTTAGCCCTCCTGGACGCCTACCCATTTGACTCCCGCGCGCGGGAACCCTAGTATCGGTCGGAGGCCGAGAATACCGTGAGACCGACCTGGAAGGGCTTTCTCAAGCTTTCGCTCGTGAACATTCCCGTCCGGATGTATCCGGCGGCCCGTTCCCAAGCCTTGTCGTTCAACCAGATTCACAAAGCGTGCAACAGCCGAATCAAATACGACAAGCGATGTCCCGTCTGCGAGCGCAGTGTCGCGAGCGACGAGATCGTCAAGGGCTACGAGTACGCGAAAGAGCAATACGTCATCATCGACGAGGAGGACTTCACGAAAGTACGGCTCGAGTCGACGAAATCGATCAACATCGTGCAGTTCGTGGATCGAAACGAGATCGATCCGCTCTATTACCACGGCTCCCATTACGTCGTTCCCGACGGTCCGGTAGCCCTCGAGAGCTTTGCCACCATCCTGAGAGCGACCGAGGAGATGAATCGCATCGGATTGGCGCGCGTGGTGATGAATGGAAAGGAGCAGGTCGTTTCCGTTCGTCCGCGGGAGAAGTCATTCGTGATGTCGGCGCTCTATTATGCCGACGAGGTCAGAGCACTCTCGGGAATCGAGGAGCTCGAATCCTCGCCGGAGGTCAACCCGGCGGAGCTCCAGCTCGCGACGCAGCTCATCGACGCCATTACCAAGCCGTTCGATCCCAAAGCCTTCGAAGACAACTATCGAAAGGCGCTTCTCGATATCATCAAAGCCAAAGCGGAAGGAAAGGAGATCGTCGAGCCGCCCGAGGTCGAGACGGGGAAGGTCATCAACCTCATGGAGGCGCTCAAGTCGAGTCTCCAGGCGAGCCGCACCGCAGAATCGGCGGGGGAGGAAAAGGCGAAGGCCGTCAACGAATAGGTGCGGTCCGGTTTGGGGAAGGGCGACTGGCTTGACGAGAAGATTGCCCCAATGCTCGCCGGCACGAGCGCCCCGTTCGATTCCGCCGAGCATCTCTTCGAGATCAAGTGGGACGGGATTCGTGCCCTCGCCTTTTTCGGACCCGGAGTCGCGCGGCTCCAGGGCCGCAAGCTGAGCGACAGCTCGAATCGCTATCCGGAGATCGTCGCCGGGATCGCGAAGCTCCCCGGTTCTGGCATCCTCGACGGCGAGATCGTCGTCCTCGACGAGGACGGCAGACCGAGCTTCCAGCGCGTCCTCGTTCGGGAGCAGACCGCGCGTCGCGAGGACGCCTTGATCAAGTCGAGAACGCACCCCGTGGTATATATCGCCTTCGATCTTCTCTATCGTAACGCTCGCGCGCTCTTCGACCTGCCCCTCATCGAGAGGAAGAATCTCCTGTCGGAGCTCCTTGCCGACCCCCCCTCGCCTCTCGTCGAAAATACCTATGTCGTGGGTCAGGGCCGGGCGCTCTATCAACAGGCCATCGACAAACGCCTCGAGGGGGTGGTCGCCAAACGCTTGGCGAGCCGCTATCTGCCGGGGGAGCGGACAAGGGAATGGCTCAAGCTAAAAGTACGGCGAACGACGGATGGCGTTCTCGTGGGACTCGTGCGAGACCGAGTCGGCGGACGGGTCAAATCGCTGGTCCTTGCGAGCCACGATGACGGGGCGCTCGTCTGGCTCGGAAACGTGGGAAGCGGGCTCGATCAAGAAACTCTGTCGCAGCTGGGAACGGAGCTAGAATTGATCAAGACCGATCGTCCCGCCGTCGATGCCGAGGGGCCGGGAGAGATCCAGTGGCTCGAGCCCCGATTGGTCGTTCGTGTCGAGTACTCGGAGCTCACCAACGACGGTCGTTTGCGTCATCCGGTGTTTCTGGGATTCGTGCAAAGACCTCCCGAGGACTGCCTCAAGCCATCGCGTTGAGCGCGGCGGCGGGCCGCGGGAGAATTCAATCGACCAGCGTCAGGAAATCCGCGACGAGCCGCCCGGTGATGCCCCAGATGTCGTGGGCGCCGTACCGGTAGTGGTAGATCTCGCGCCGCCGGCCGTCACCGAGCTTTCGCTGCTCCACCCGCAGGGCCGCTGGCGACCGGAGCGCTTCGATCGGGACCTCGAAGAGTACGTCGACCTCATGGTTCGGACGAAACCGATAGGGCCCTTCCACCGCGCCCACGAACGGGGTGATGCAGAATCCGGTCACGGTGTCCCGCTCGTCCATCTCGCCGAGGAGGGTCACATCGTGCGGCGCCAGACCGATCTCCTCTCGACTCTCCCGAAGGGCGGTCTCGAGAGGTGTCGCGTCGCCGGGATCGACGGCTCCGCCGGGAAAGGCAATCTCACCGGGTTGCCGACGAAGGTTGCTGGCGCGACGGGTGAACAGGAGTCGACAGCCCTCGGGAGAGACGATGATGGGAACGAGCACTGCGGCGGGCCGCAGTCTGCTCTCGAGTCTCTTGGGGGATCTCGCCGAGAGCCTCCTGCGGACCGACGCAATCAACTCGTCCATGGGGTTACAAGGATAACATCGGGCTTACGCTATAATTCGACGCTACATGAACATACGACCCGC
This sequence is a window from Vicinamibacteria bacterium. Protein-coding genes within it:
- a CDS encoding Ku protein, which gives rise to MRPTWKGFLKLSLVNIPVRMYPAARSQALSFNQIHKACNSRIKYDKRCPVCERSVASDEIVKGYEYAKEQYVIIDEEDFTKVRLESTKSINIVQFVDRNEIDPLYYHGSHYVVPDGPVALESFATILRATEEMNRIGLARVVMNGKEQVVSVRPREKSFVMSALYYADEVRALSGIEELESSPEVNPAELQLATQLIDAITKPFDPKAFEDNYRKALLDIIKAKAEGKEIVEPPEVETGKVINLMEALKSSLQASRTAESAGEEKAKAVNE
- the ligD gene encoding non-homologous end-joining DNA ligase, with product MLAGTSAPFDSAEHLFEIKWDGIRALAFFGPGVARLQGRKLSDSSNRYPEIVAGIAKLPGSGILDGEIVVLDEDGRPSFQRVLVREQTARREDALIKSRTHPVVYIAFDLLYRNARALFDLPLIERKNLLSELLADPPSPLVENTYVVGQGRALYQQAIDKRLEGVVAKRLASRYLPGERTREWLKLKVRRTTDGVLVGLVRDRVGGRVKSLVLASHDDGALVWLGNVGSGLDQETLSQLGTELELIKTDRPAVDAEGPGEIQWLEPRLVVRVEYSELTNDGRLRHPVFLGFVQRPPEDCLKPSR
- a CDS encoding CoA pyrophosphatase, which produces MDELIASVRRRLSARSPKRLESRLRPAAVLVPIIVSPEGCRLLFTRRASNLRRQPGEIAFPGGAVDPGDATPLETALRESREEIGLAPHDVTLLGEMDERDTVTGFCITPFVGAVEGPYRFRPNHEVDVLFEVPIEALRSPAALRVEQRKLGDGRRREIYHYRYGAHDIWGITGRLVADFLTLVD